A part of Desulfobacter sp. genomic DNA contains:
- a CDS encoding methyltransferase domain-containing protein: MEISDWETLSGVLERIFVFQDSMTLAYQILFLKTLLVRLPKKRDRFLEVGFGKTPVASVVMGMHFSQGICCEPVNYTMEGIELAGELAVHLVNETGMFREQINGMASLDAILKSVSFVEAYAEKTDLADGTIDYCFSFSVFEHIRHVARVSDYLYRVLKPGGKMIHGIGFMDHEDMTHIHFDFLKYSRAEWASMDRGTNLWRINDICSLWEDLGFKVNIIQREVRAVPPDSLHESWQSYEPQDLYCYWAVIEASKPEA, from the coding sequence TTGGAGATATCTGATTGGGAAACGCTTTCCGGCGTGCTTGAAAGGATTTTTGTTTTTCAGGATTCAATGACCCTGGCATACCAGATTCTTTTTTTAAAGACGTTGTTGGTCCGCCTGCCCAAAAAACGGGACCGTTTCCTTGAGGTCGGTTTTGGAAAGACACCGGTCGCCTCAGTCGTGATGGGGATGCATTTTTCACAAGGCATCTGCTGCGAACCGGTAAACTATACCATGGAAGGGATAGAACTGGCAGGGGAATTGGCTGTGCATCTGGTGAACGAAACGGGAATGTTCCGGGAGCAAATCAACGGGATGGCGTCCTTAGATGCCATCCTGAAGTCGGTTTCTTTTGTTGAGGCATATGCCGAAAAAACTGATCTTGCCGATGGAACCATAGATTATTGTTTTTCTTTTTCAGTGTTTGAGCATATCCGCCATGTGGCCCGGGTCAGCGATTATCTTTACCGGGTATTAAAACCGGGGGGGAAAATGATCCATGGCATTGGTTTTATGGATCATGAAGATATGACACATATCCATTTTGATTTTTTAAAGTATTCGAGAGCAGAGTGGGCCTCCATGGACAGGGGGACGAACCTCTGGCGCATAAACGATATCTGCTCCCTTTGGGAAGACCTGGGTTTTAAAGTCAATATAATACAAAGGGAGGTACGGGCCGTCCCTCCGGATAGCCTTCATGAATCCTGGCAGTCTTATGAACCCCAAGATTTGTATTGTTACTGGGCTGTGATTGAGGCCAGTAAACCAGAGGCATAA
- a CDS encoding glycosyltransferase family 4 protein → MIEPIMSKKMRILVIGPVIAPHLYDRVQCFARLGHQVALVTNTPDYTIPGVDSLIIKGLPLGGMYRTIALSRMVGFYSLVKRFDPDIIMVHYAAGLWNWMAATCSRPLVVSVMGGDVLFEQTGPSRLERRLTASLLNRADWVLAESDYLKNAVGKMGRKGGITTFTWGVNSRFLPGRRREDTFRKRYRIKEDAKIVLSPRGMFPIYNIDIIVRGFAGICRRIEASLLLSTVYVDPRYKKQIENLITDLGIEDKVVILPELADEDIPALYGCADVAVSIPSSDGMPRSFFEASACNTPMIMANLENYRDVIIHRENAYCVELDAQEVTDALWALLESKALHKRIGDNAARTLDEMQARSKRHLSFIESMFFRFAGRAKHICFLKAVIHFFRLVMLLLLSPSIVSRTDQPVFDSIPHYIESIVGRGPSKK, encoded by the coding sequence ATGATTGAACCCATAATGTCAAAAAAGATGAGAATACTGGTGATCGGTCCGGTGATTGCGCCTCATCTTTATGACAGGGTGCAATGCTTTGCCCGGCTCGGGCATCAGGTGGCATTGGTCACCAATACCCCGGACTACACCATCCCCGGCGTAGATAGCCTGATCATAAAAGGCCTGCCGTTGGGCGGGATGTACCGGACCATTGCCCTGTCACGGATGGTTGGGTTTTATTCCCTGGTGAAACGGTTTGATCCGGATATCATCATGGTGCACTACGCAGCCGGTCTCTGGAACTGGATGGCCGCCACCTGCAGCAGACCTCTGGTGGTCAGCGTGATGGGCGGGGATGTGCTCTTTGAACAGACCGGCCCCTCTCGGCTTGAACGCCGCCTCACGGCCAGCCTCCTCAATCGGGCGGACTGGGTTTTGGCTGAATCTGATTATCTGAAGAACGCCGTTGGGAAAATGGGGAGAAAAGGGGGAATAACGACATTCACCTGGGGGGTTAATTCCCGTTTTTTGCCAGGCCGCCGCAGGGAGGATACGTTCAGAAAACGATACAGGATAAAGGAAGATGCCAAAATTGTCCTAAGCCCCAGGGGAATGTTTCCGATTTACAATATCGATATCATTGTCAGAGGCTTCGCGGGAATATGCCGGAGGATTGAAGCGTCGCTGCTGTTGTCCACCGTTTATGTCGATCCCCGGTATAAAAAACAGATTGAGAATCTCATAACAGACCTTGGAATCGAAGACAAAGTGGTCATACTTCCTGAACTGGCGGACGAGGATATTCCAGCTTTATACGGGTGTGCCGATGTGGCCGTATCTATACCCTCGTCTGATGGGATGCCCCGGTCTTTTTTCGAAGCCTCCGCATGCAATACCCCGATGATTATGGCCAACCTTGAAAACTACCGGGATGTGATCATCCATAGAGAAAATGCCTATTGTGTGGAGCTTGACGCCCAAGAGGTTACCGATGCCCTATGGGCATTGCTGGAGTCTAAAGCGCTGCACAAACGGATTGGTGACAATGCGGCCAGAACCCTGGATGAAATGCAGGCAAGGTCCAAAAGGCATCTGAGTTTTATTGAATCAATGTTTTTCAGGTTTGCCGGAAGGGCAAAACATATCTGCTTCCTCAAAGCGGTGATTCATTTTTTCAGACTGGTCATGCTCTTGCTTTTGAGTCCATCCATTGTTTCCAGGACTGATCAGCCTGTATTTGATTCTATTCCCCATTATATTGAAAGCATTGTCGGGAGAGGGCCTTCCAAAAAATAA
- a CDS encoding glycosyltransferase family 4 protein, producing MKISVIILYDVKGWAWWYRARNIQRFIHEDIRVDVAGYKDRVDYAPYDLIILFECSLIHFVPAPYRSKVVLGTSTTITEYLDELLVAVEAHGCLAGLVNNLTAFNKAKGKGRFYCCENGVDETFFYPGDKVEKSTTACWIGNACSVGNKGLDLIRAACIQAGVSLIFKNVDARDGDTSKIISHDLIRDRYYHRAGFYICASETEGTPNTALEALSCGLPVLTTRVGNMPEVISPGKNGYFIDRSITGIRDGIESILNADIKRLGANARKSIIDGWTWKAKVKNYEAMIFELMGTGSR from the coding sequence TTGAAGATCAGCGTTATTATTTTATACGACGTAAAAGGCTGGGCCTGGTGGTACCGTGCAAGAAATATTCAGAGATTCATCCATGAAGATATCCGGGTGGATGTCGCCGGTTATAAGGACAGGGTCGATTATGCCCCCTATGACCTGATTATTTTGTTTGAGTGCTCCCTGATCCATTTTGTTCCGGCCCCTTATCGTTCTAAAGTTGTCCTTGGGACCAGCACCACCATCACCGAATACCTTGACGAACTCCTCGTGGCCGTTGAAGCCCACGGCTGCCTGGCGGGCCTTGTGAACAACCTTACTGCCTTTAACAAGGCCAAGGGGAAGGGGCGGTTTTATTGCTGTGAAAACGGGGTGGATGAAACATTTTTTTACCCCGGCGACAAGGTTGAAAAAAGTACAACCGCCTGTTGGATAGGCAATGCCTGCTCCGTCGGCAATAAGGGGCTTGACTTGATCAGGGCTGCCTGCATCCAGGCCGGTGTTTCCTTGATTTTTAAAAATGTGGACGCCCGGGACGGGGACACATCAAAAATCATATCCCACGATCTTATCAGGGACCGCTATTATCACAGGGCCGGGTTTTACATCTGTGCATCAGAAACCGAGGGAACTCCGAATACGGCGTTGGAGGCGCTGTCGTGCGGCCTGCCGGTGTTGACCACCCGGGTGGGGAATATGCCTGAAGTGATATCTCCGGGAAAGAACGGATATTTTATTGATCGGAGCATAACGGGGATCAGGGATGGCATCGAATCAATTCTTAATGCCGATATCAAAAGGCTTGGGGCCAATGCCCGGAAGTCGATTATAGACGGATGGACATGGAAAGCTAAGGTCAAAAATTATGAGGCCATGATTTTTGAGCTCATGGGGACCGGATCGAGATGA
- a CDS encoding class I SAM-dependent methyltransferase, which translates to MIILDEKNNEKRDFFFEMQKYAMHLRTDFVARQIAITELYRKTIDLPGSVLELGVRNGATFFFLARLMEIFGPKGRTAPVVSDRHLYGFDTFAGFPEISEKDQSQGQWRDMKKGGVATFNKDQFFRDLDIFRSQSPEGDRIHIIQGDVCETIPEFVQSHPGLVVAMLYLDLDLYQPTLDTLEQLYKKVVPGGIIVFDEFGYNEFPGETRAVLEFFNGMNCEIRRFPWAYCPSGYMIKQTMG; encoded by the coding sequence ATGATCATCTTGGATGAAAAAAATAATGAAAAAAGGGATTTTTTCTTTGAAATGCAGAAGTATGCCATGCATTTGAGGACCGACTTTGTTGCCCGCCAGATAGCAATAACGGAATTGTACCGGAAAACAATCGATCTGCCGGGATCTGTCCTTGAATTGGGGGTGCGGAATGGGGCGACATTTTTTTTCCTCGCCCGATTAATGGAAATCTTCGGGCCAAAGGGAAGAACTGCACCGGTTGTATCGGATCGCCATCTTTACGGTTTTGATACCTTTGCCGGGTTTCCGGAAATTTCTGAAAAGGATCAATCACAAGGCCAGTGGCGCGACATGAAAAAAGGAGGCGTTGCCACTTTTAATAAAGATCAGTTTTTCCGGGATCTGGATATCTTCCGCTCCCAGTCGCCTGAAGGGGACCGGATCCATATTATCCAGGGTGATGTGTGCGAAACCATCCCCGAATTTGTCCAGTCCCATCCGGGACTTGTCGTGGCCATGCTTTACCTGGATCTTGATTTGTACCAGCCGACCCTGGATACATTGGAGCAACTCTATAAAAAGGTGGTGCCCGGAGGGATTATCGTGTTCGATGAATTCGGCTACAATGAATTCCCCGGTGAGACCCGGGCGGTTCTGGAGTTCTTTAACGGAATGAATTGTGAAATCCGCCGTTTCCCGTGGGCGTACTGCCCCAGCGGGTATATGATCAAACAAACCATGGGGTAA
- a CDS encoding radical SAM protein, whose product MNCVHCSAATLTHPGRPLMGVADYRSLSRAFDRMNVIRINLTGGEPLLNADLKKVISYLDPDRRHIKLQTNGSLLNQNMIGKLKAWGINAISISLDTMDPKEYARFRGVPHTWHRRVLSNLNRIREGGVQVSASMVLTHDNLRTPATLKVIRYTRRMNIILLANIATVSGRWQHRPQYLFTPEDRKYLEELTAIYPHVRTDHDAGGCPAAKRKIYITPYGDVLPCPFIHLSYGNVMAEPLEEIHQRMLDHYPFSGLAVCPAAEDRIYFEDWHSVISNAPRLPIALDAFKKNKERREVK is encoded by the coding sequence ATGAATTGTGTCCATTGTTCGGCAGCCACATTAACGCATCCCGGGCGTCCTTTGATGGGGGTGGCGGATTACCGTTCGTTATCCAGAGCATTTGACCGGATGAATGTGATCCGGATCAATTTGACCGGCGGTGAACCGTTGCTGAATGCAGACTTAAAAAAGGTGATTTCCTACCTTGATCCGGACCGGCGGCATATTAAGCTTCAAACCAATGGCTCTCTGCTGAACCAAAACATGATCGGCAAATTGAAAGCATGGGGCATCAATGCCATCTCAATCAGCCTGGATACGATGGATCCAAAAGAATACGCCCGATTTCGGGGGGTGCCGCATACCTGGCACAGGCGGGTCTTGTCCAATTTAAACCGGATCCGGGAAGGAGGGGTCCAGGTGTCGGCCTCCATGGTGCTGACCCACGATAATTTAAGAACTCCCGCCACTTTAAAGGTGATTCGGTATACCCGGCGGATGAACATTATCCTGTTGGCAAATATTGCCACGGTGTCCGGACGGTGGCAGCATCGCCCCCAATACCTCTTTACCCCTGAGGACAGGAAATATCTTGAGGAATTGACGGCAATATATCCCCATGTCCGTACGGACCATGATGCCGGAGGGTGTCCGGCTGCAAAACGCAAAATCTACATCACACCTTACGGAGATGTTCTTCCCTGTCCATTCATCCACCTTAGCTATGGGAATGTTATGGCGGAGCCCCTGGAGGAAATTCACCAAAGGATGCTGGACCATTATCCTTTTTCAGGCTTGGCTGTCTGTCCGGCTGCGGAGGACCGTATTTATTTCGAAGATTGGCATAGTGTCATCTCAAATGCGCCCAGGCTGCCCATCGCCCTGGATGCATTTAAAAAAAATAAGGAAAGGCGGGAGGTCAAATGA
- a CDS encoding methyltransferase domain-containing protein, with amino-acid sequence MEVMEEIEKISGICMGRAQDSASQLVKDIWQLKKVRELALPDDMFIHPIKAAEALGGQGRGGNIRDIALFLSSEKKDRGSIFSLLASLQYILADQAVIVIDHADLPAVYQGLLDVLLSCPGYRLQRIVLDPSPHARPGQGAAILDFCHDRAAPQEFDTIPKAGNRQLGHNFIPTMDAGGLDDCLRLVRDAVNRFLLPDAETAKKAYETINNEFPDQFSPSDYWHNAYGNGFVQFFCWGHNQDFGHGYSRQGAMDDRHLEVLAECLQQQFLPKSLEGLTVLDVGCWTGGDALGLAGLGATVTALEEHPVSARAASRLFEVVQASIDLSRQSLYSDNENWQGTFDIVYLSGVIYHVTDPLLALRICFAYLKPGGRLIIETKSSGIEGAFCEYGGTLEKGWNWFSPTVETLGRWLADAGFDRTDISIFKRPVGRLLAMAVKRRESCLKDDSGFSRPGTWLCRSI; translated from the coding sequence ATGGAAGTCATGGAGGAAATTGAAAAAATATCCGGTATCTGTATGGGCAGGGCCCAGGATAGCGCCTCACAACTGGTAAAAGACATCTGGCAATTGAAAAAGGTAAGGGAACTGGCGCTGCCGGATGATATGTTTATCCATCCCATAAAAGCGGCGGAAGCCTTAGGCGGTCAGGGGCGTGGGGGCAATATCCGTGACATTGCATTGTTTTTAAGCTCGGAAAAAAAGGACAGGGGCAGCATCTTCAGCCTGCTGGCAAGCCTTCAATATATTTTGGCCGACCAAGCTGTGATCGTCATTGACCACGCCGATCTCCCGGCGGTGTACCAGGGGCTTTTGGATGTGCTTTTAAGCTGTCCTGGATACCGGTTGCAAAGGATCGTGCTGGATCCTTCCCCCCATGCAAGGCCGGGACAGGGGGCTGCCATCCTTGATTTCTGTCATGACCGGGCGGCTCCCCAGGAATTCGACACCATTCCCAAAGCCGGCAACAGGCAATTGGGTCATAATTTTATCCCCACAATGGATGCCGGAGGTCTTGATGACTGCCTCAGGCTGGTCAGGGATGCGGTGAACCGGTTTCTGCTGCCCGATGCCGAAACCGCAAAAAAGGCATATGAAACGATAAACAATGAGTTCCCGGATCAGTTTTCCCCCTCAGATTATTGGCATAATGCATATGGCAACGGTTTTGTTCAGTTTTTCTGCTGGGGACACAACCAGGATTTCGGCCATGGATATTCCAGGCAGGGGGCCATGGATGACAGGCATTTGGAAGTTCTGGCAGAATGTCTTCAACAGCAATTCCTGCCCAAGTCTTTAGAGGGATTGACGGTGCTTGACGTGGGCTGCTGGACAGGCGGGGATGCCTTGGGGCTAGCCGGCCTGGGCGCAACGGTCACGGCACTGGAAGAACACCCTGTGTCCGCCCGGGCGGCAAGCCGGCTTTTTGAGGTGGTTCAAGCCTCTATAGACCTGAGCCGCCAGAGCCTTTATTCTGATAATGAAAACTGGCAGGGCACCTTTGATATTGTTTACCTGAGCGGGGTTATCTACCATGTCACCGATCCCCTGCTTGCCCTGCGCATATGTTTTGCCTACTTAAAACCCGGAGGCCGTCTCATCATTGAAACCAAATCTTCTGGTATTGAAGGGGCTTTTTGTGAATATGGCGGCACCCTTGAAAAAGGGTGGAACTGGTTTTCCCCCACGGTGGAGACCCTGGGGCGATGGCTGGCTGATGCGGGGTTTGACCGGACAGATATTTCCATTTTTAAAAGACCCGTGGGCCGTCTTCTGGCCATGGCCGTAAAACGCCGGGAATCTTGTTTAAAGGATGATTCCGGATTTTCGCGCCCGGGAACCTGGCTTTGCCGGTCCATTTGA
- a CDS encoding methyltransferase domain-containing protein, with protein MKLHLGCGKRFIPGFVNIDICPQESLDVQHRIETLPFNDASVSLIYASHVLEHFSRREFLDVLVEWRRVLAPDGILRIAVPDFRAIVTYYLKHGLGDGDTGLHGLICGGQRDQYDFHKNMFDEAYLTLVLKRAGFSKVRPWDWRATEHRDIDDYSQAYLPHLDKENGLHMSLNIEAVK; from the coding sequence TTGAAACTCCACCTGGGGTGCGGGAAACGGTTTATTCCCGGATTTGTGAATATCGATATCTGTCCCCAGGAATCATTGGATGTCCAACATCGTATTGAAACCCTGCCTTTTAACGATGCATCCGTATCCCTGATATATGCGTCCCATGTACTGGAGCATTTTTCCCGCAGGGAGTTCTTGGATGTCCTGGTTGAATGGCGGCGCGTGCTTGCACCCGATGGCATTTTACGGATCGCAGTTCCTGATTTCAGGGCCATTGTTACCTATTATCTGAAGCATGGTCTGGGAGACGGCGACACCGGGCTCCATGGGCTGATATGCGGCGGCCAGCGGGATCAATATGATTTCCATAAAAACATGTTTGATGAAGCCTATCTGACCTTGGTGCTCAAGCGGGCGGGGTTCTCAAAAGTCAGGCCGTGGGACTGGCGGGCCACGGAGCATCGGGATATTGATGATTATTCCCAGGCATACCTGCCACACCTGGATAAGGAGAACGGACTCCATATGAGCCTCAACATTGAGGCGGTAAAGTAA